From Oncorhynchus gorbuscha isolate QuinsamMale2020 ecotype Even-year unplaced genomic scaffold, OgorEven_v1.0 Un_scaffold_5507, whole genome shotgun sequence:
GTGAAGCTTCTAGATCGTACCGAGAACCTGTCAGCAGTGTGTAGATGGCTGAGGTGCTGGTAGACGAGGTCAGGGTCCTTCTGTAGGAGCTGTGTGTCCAGGCTCTGCATAATGAAACTGACTGTGTGTCCATCCAGCTGATTACTGAGGTAGACGGGCAGAGTCTCAGGGGGAACACGGCTCAGCAGCTCAGCACAGGCTGGGAGGTTGGACTGGGCCCGCGCTGCGTTCAGGGACTGGTTGAATTCATAGGCGTTTGAGGGCTGGAGGTTGATGGTtattgcctcctcctcctctcctcctcttccgccTCCTCCACAGTGGTTCTCTGCTGGGCCTGGGGTTGACgtggatgttgttgatgtttctgCTGTCTCTGATTCTGCTGCTCTGGTCCTGTCTGGTTCTGCAGCCTGACAGTCTTCGTCCTCAGTCCCCTCAACCTGACGgaggacaggaagacaggaagacagcTTGTGACCATCTAGACACCGCTTTGTGGCCCCTAATTACATTATCTAGTGTCCTTCCCCATTATTACATTAGCTGTTTCCTTTGTTTTTTACTTGGCCGTTGTTGAATCTCATTCCTGTACAGGACTGTAACTATGTCTGGGTCATTATTACAAGTGTTGGCTAGTGTCCTCAGTGATGGGTATGGTACATTAGCTGTGTAGTATCGTGTATATAttcatgtgtagtatagtgtatatgttaatgtgtagtatagtgtatatattaatgtgtagtatagtgtatatattcatGTATgtattaatgtgtagtatagtgtatgtattcatgtgtagtatagtgtatatatgaatgtgtagtatattgtatatatgaatgtgtagtatagtgtatatattaatgtgtatatattaatgtgtagtatagtgtatatattaatgtgtagtatagtgtatatattaatgtgtagtatagtgtatatattaatgtgtgtattaatgtgtagtatagtgtatatattcatGTATgtattaatgtgtagtatagtgtatgtattcatgtgtagtatagtgtatatattattgtgtagtatagtgtatatattaatgtatgtattaatgtgtagtatagtgtatatattaatgtgtagtatagtgtatgtattaatgtgttgtatagtgtatatattaatgtgtagtatcctgtatatattaatgtgtagtatcgtgtatatattaatgtgtagtatagtgtatatattaatgtgtatatattaatgtgtatatattaatgtagtatagtgtatatattaatgtgtagtatcGTGTTTATatgaatgtgtagtatagtgtatatatgaatgtgtagtatagtgtatatattaatgtatatattaatgtatagtatagtgtatatattaatgtgtagtatcgtgcatatattaatgtgtagtatagtgtatatatgaatgtgtagtatagtgtatatattaatgtatatatgaatgtgtagtatagtgtatatatgaatgtgtagtatattgtatatatgaatgtgtagtatagtgtatatattaatgtgtatatattaatgtgttgtatagtgtatatattaatgtgtagtatagtgtatatattaatgtgtagtatcgtgtatatattaatgtgtagtatagtgtatatattaatgtgtatatattaatgtgtatatattaatgtgtagtatagtgtatatattaatgtgtagtatcGTGTTTATatgaatgtgtagtatagtgtatatatgaatgtgtagtatagtgtatatattaatgtatatattaatgtatagtatagtgtatatattaatgtatagtgtatatattaatgtgtagtatagtgtatatatgaatgtgtatagtgtatatattaatgtatatattcatgtgtagtatagtgtatatatgaatgtgtagtatattgtatatatgaatgtgtagtatagtgtatatattaatgtgtatatattaatgtgtagtatagtgtatatattaatgtgtagtatcGTGTTTATatgaatgtgtagtatagtgtatatatgaatgtgtagtatagtgtatatattaatgtatatattaatgtatagtatagtgtatatattaatgtgtagtatcgtgcatatattaatgtgtagtatagtgtatatatgaatgtgtagtatagtgtatatattaaatgtatatataatgtgtagtatagtgtatatatgaatgtgtagtatattgtatatatgaatgtgtagtatagtgtatatattaatgtgtatatattaatgtgtagtatagtgtatatattaatgtgtagtatagtgtatatattaatgtgtagtatagtgtatatattaatgtgtgtattaatgtgtatatattatatattcatGTATGTATTAATGTGTAGTACagtgtatgtattcatgtgtagtatagtgtatatattaatgtgtagtatagtgtatatattattgtgtagtatagtgtatatattaatgtatgtattaatgtgtagtatagtgtatatattaatgtgtagtatagtgtatgtattaatgtgttgtatagtgtatatattaatgtgtagtatcgtgtatatattaatgtgtatatattaatgtgtatatattaatgtgtagtatagtgtatatattaatgtgtagtatagtgtatatattaatgtgtagtatagtgtatatattaatgtgtagtatagtgtatatattaatgtatatattaatgtgtagtatagtgtatatatgaatgtgtagtatagtgtatatattaatgtatatattaatgtgtagtatagtgtatatattaatgtgtagtatagtgtatatattaatgtgtagtatcgtgtatatattaatgtgtagtatagtgtatatattaatgtgtatatattaatgtatatattaatgtgtagtatagtgtatatattgtgtaatgtgtatatataatgtgtagtatattatatattattcatgtgtagtatagtgtatatattaatgtgtatatattaatgagtagtatagtgtatatgtgtagtatagtgtatatatgaatgtgtagtatagtgtatatattaatgtgtagtatagtgtatatattaatgtgtagtatagtgtatatattaatgtgtagtatagtgtatatattaatgtgtagtatagtgtatatattaatgtgtagtatagtgtatatattaatgtgtagtatagtgtatatattaatgtgtagtatagtgtatatattaatgtgtagtatagtgtatatattaatgtgtagtatagtgtatatattaatgtgtagtatagtgtatatattaatgtagtatagtgtatatattaatgtgtagtatagtgtatatattaatgtgtagtatagtgtatatattaatgtgtagtatagtgtatatattaatgtgtatatgtatatatgtgtagtatagtgtatatattaatgtgtagtatagtgtatatattaatgtatagtatagtgtatatattaatgtgtagtatagtgtatatattaatgtgtagtatagtgtatatattcatgtgtagtatagtgtatatattcaatgtgtagtatagtgtatatattcatgtgtagtatagtgtatatattaatgtgtagtatagtgtatatattaatgtgtagtatagtgtatatattaatgtgtagtatagtgtatatattaatgtatagtgtatatattaatgtgtagtatagtgtatatattaatgtgtagaatagtgtatatattaatgtgtagaatagtgtatatattaatgtgtagtatagtgtatatatgaatGTGTAGTATATTCTACCTCAGTGATGGGTatggtagtatagtgtatatattaatgtatagagtatatattaatgtgtagtatagtgtatatattaatgccTAGTATATTCTAATGTCAGTATGGGTatggtagtatagtgtatatattaatgtgtagtatagtgtatatattaatgtgtagtatagtgtatatattaatgccTAGTATATTCTACCTCAGTGATGGGTATGGTAGTATAGTGTATgtattaatgtgtagtatagtgtatatattaatgtgtagtatagtgtatatattaatgtgtatagtgtatatattcatgtgtagtatagtgtatatattaatgccTAGTATATTCTACCTCAGTGATGGGTACAGTCCTCCTGGGGTTGCTAGGTGATCCCCGGGCCAGACTCTGTCTGAGCAGCAGCGTGACCTCCTCCAGCTCCTTCTCAGCCTCCGCTACGTTGGGATCCTGCTGTAGCACCTCCTGTAGGTCAGAGCTGCacgccaggtagtcctggggatggggacacacacatacacacatatatatatgtggaggaagaggatgaggaagagaccAGGTGGTCGTTTCAATACCTGTCTACAAAAGTAGTCAACCCAGATTGGCGGCCAAACCCGCAAACTGGTCGTGTGAACTCCTAAAACCTGTCCCTTTACCTTGAGGCCTTTGTTGGCCATGGCCCGTCTGTAGAAGGCCTTCTTATTGGCTGGCTCCAGCCTCAGGGCAGAGTCACAGTCCTGCTTGGCTTCAGCAAACATCTCTAGCTTTAGGAAGCACAGCGCTCTAAGGACAGAATGTGATACAacagtattatagtgtctctatggaggcagaatgtaatacagtatattatagtgtctctaggcaGAATGTAATAtgattatagtgtctctagaaatgtaacacaacagtattatagtgtctctatggaggcagaatgtaatatggtattatagtgtctctatggaggcagaatgtaacacaacagtattatagtgtctctatggaggcagaatgtaatacagtattatagtgtctctatggaggcagaatgtaatatggtattatagtgtctctatggaggTAGAATGTAATatggtattatagtgtctctatggaggcagaatgtaacacaacagtattatagtgtctctatggaggcagaatgtaatacagtattatagtgtctctatggaggcagaatgtaatatggtattatagtgtctctatggaggcagaatgtaatatggtattatagtgtctctatggaggcagaatgtaatacagtattatagtgtctctatggaggcagaatgtaatatggtattatagtgtctctatggaggcagaatgtaacacaacagtattatagtgtctctatggaggcagaatgtaatatggtattatagtgtctctatggaggcagaatgtaacacaacagtattatagtgtctctatggaggcagaatgtaatacagtattatagtgtctctatggaggcagaatgtaatatggtattatagtgtctctatggaggcagaatgtaacatggtattatagtgtctctatggaggTAGAATGTAATatggtattatagtgtctctatggaggcagaatgtaacacaacagtattatagtgtctctatggaggcagaatgtaatatggtattatagtgtctctatggaggcagaatgtaacacaacagtattatagtgtctctatggaggcagaatgtaatatggtattatagtgtctctatggaggcagaatgtaatatggtattatagtgtctctatggaggcagaatgtaatatggtattatagtgtctctatggaggcagaatgtaacacaacagtattatagtgtctctatggaggcagaatgtaatatggtattatagtgtctctatggaggcagaatgtaatatggtattatagtgtctctatggaggcagaatgtaatacagtattatagtgtctctatggCTCTG
This genomic window contains:
- the LOC124018600 gene encoding sperm-associated antigen 1-like produces the protein LPLPAAQKAEVCFNSLKQEGNEFVKKGLFQEALRTYSECLKLKPEECPIYTNRALCFLKLEMFAEAKQDCDSALRLEPANKKAFYRRAMANKGLKDYLACSSDLQEVLQQDPNVAEAEKELEEVTLLLRQSLARGSPSNPRRTVPITEVEGTEDEDCQAAEPDRTRAAESETAETSTTSTSTPGPAENHCGGGGRGGEEEEAITINLQPSNAYEFNQSLNAARAQSNLPACAELLSRVPPETLPVYLSNQLDGHTVSFIMQSLDTQLLQKDPDLVYQHLSHLHTADRFSVTVMLLKSEHDQMTRLFDRLSAVDSDAFSKNDVQNLANKYI